The nucleotide window ATGGCTAAGTACTGGTCAGCTGTAGCTATGTTAAGAAAGATCGATGAAACAACCGTGGCTAAGATTAGGTCTCCTGTATTTCTGACCAGTCTTAGAATCCTTCCAACAATTGCTTCAGTTACCCCAGAAGCATCCAGCACCCCTGCAAGAGTCATGGCCACTAGAACCAGAGATATGGTCCACATAACATAGTCAAGACCTCCTCCAGCTATAAGCTCATCTATAAGTTCATAACCTGTATCAAGTTCCACCCCATAGTGCATAACCTCTACAACTTCAGCGAGACTGGCACCCTGAAAAATCATTGCAAAGACTGCAGCAAGAAGAGCTCCACCCATAAGGGCAGGCACAGGGTTAACCTTCTTTGCAATCATAACTATTACACTAACAGGCACCAGGAGTAGAATTGGGCTAATTGTAAAGGTCTCCTCTAAAAGCATGTGGAGCTCACTAATCTGGGCCAGATCCACATTGCCAGCGTGCTTAAGCCCCAGGAAAAAATAGACAACAGTTGCAATCAGCATACTGGGAACTGTGGTCCACAGCATATACTTAACGTGCTCAAATACATCAACTTCACTAACCCCTGCAGCCAGAACTGTGGTATCAGATATGGGGGAAAGCTTATCTCCAAAGTAGGAACCAGACACTATGGCCCCTGCCATAATAGGAGCAGGTATTCCAAAGCTAATACCAATACCTAGTAGGGCAATACCAATTGTACCCGCTGTACCCCAGGAGTCCCCTGTAGTAAGGGAGGTGGCTGAAGCTAGTAGAAAGGTAGTAGGTATCAGAAGCTTAGGTGAAATAATCTTTGAGCCATAGTAGATAATAGTAGGTACAACTCCTGAGTGCAGCCAGGTACCCAGCATAATTCCC belongs to Synergistaceae bacterium and includes:
- the nhaC gene encoding Na+/H+ antiporter NhaC, encoding MEKKLSFGKSLIIIGFLLLSIFVGVIIWEQDPQIPIVLATVFATVFAMVNGIKWEALEKSIIENIVNIVPSIVFLLAMGIMLGTWLHSGVVPTIIYYGSKIISPKLLIPTTFLLASATSLTTGDSWGTAGTIGIALLGIGISFGIPAPIMAGAIVSGSYFGDKLSPISDTTVLAAGVSEVDVFEHVKYMLWTTVPSMLIATVVYFFLGLKHAGNVDLAQISELHMLLEETFTISPILLLVPVSVIVMIAKKVNPVPALMGGALLAAVFAMIFQGASLAEVVEVMHYGVELDTGYELIDELIAGGGLDYVMWTISLVLVAMTLAGVLDASGVTEAIVGRILRLVRNTGDLILATVVSSIFLNIATADQYLAIIFPAKMFKETYKEKNLDLRVLSRTLEDAGTLTSPLFAWNTCGAFISGALGVSPLAYLPYAILNWLNPIIAIIYGYTGFSIKYTNEEVVAEGSEE